The DNA segment CGGGAAACTACACATAGAAACTCTGCCTGATCCTCGTTTCCATAGTTATATGAGGAGCCGATACTTATAAGCTGAGGATGTGCATAAGAAAAGTACAAAAGACACAGCAAAGTTACCTCTATGGAAGAAAGAACGTTTCTTCAATTTTTCATGAATTTCAGCATCCTCAAATCTTCATTCTGGACAATACAgctactttttttgtttttgaggaaTAAATAACAGTAACAGCTGGTGACCACATGCAccaaaacacattatatatacaaaaaaaagctgtgattcatttttaaatctcatGAACTAATTATATTGAGTGCTAATGCACTGCATATtcagacacatttcagtcaataaaattaaaatgagacTCACAGTTGCTGTTTTTTGGTGATAAATGTCTCAGAATCTCATGGTAATATATTCTGGATGCTTTAGGCCTGTGTCCAAACCAAAACAACTAACGCAGAAACTGAAATAcgacaactgaaaaaaaaaaaaggcctcaTTTTCTGCACCTGCTCGAACTTCCAACCGTCCGACATGGTCGAGACCATCTGTGTGAGTTCCTCCTCTTGGCACTGTAGTACTCGATACACATGCTTCACAGGGCCCTGAGGGACAGAGcgagcgacacacacacacacggattgTCACTAAAACAACATCAAtcatctgcacacaaacacttgaacaaataaaaagctATTTTGGAGTATTTGCACTAGAAGAAAGTCTGATTTACAGATTTATCTGCCAACTCTATTCTCAGTCGTCTgacctgtttcttttttttttttgggtctGTTTTCTGTACCTGAGACGTCCGGTTCTCGTTGTCCCGTATCCTCTCTTTCACCAGCCGCACCAGTGACGCGATGTTGTAGAACTCGGCTTCCTCGAGAACccctgaaacacaaaacaaacagatcatCAGACATCTCTGTTTGGTGAACTGTTTTCCCTCTGCATGATGTTTGCAGCAGGGATCAAGACGTTTTACCTTCCTCTGCCAGATTTTTATCCATGATCAGTTTTCCGTGCCGAAGGTAATTCAGGATGGGGCCGAAGTATGTGGGGTCCCTGTCGATCAGGTAGGCTCCCGTCTCGTCCTGCAGGAACAGAAAAAGGAGAAGCATGACTTCATCGCCACCAAAATCCAGTATGAGCCTGATCGCCTGAAAGAAGAAACTATGTCACTTTGCCTTCACGCAAAGTCTCAAGTCAGACTTGAACGTTTTTAAATCTCCAAAATACATTGATCATTTTATTAATGTCATTGTTGTCACTGGTTAACCTGCTGCTAACTCACCCTGactgttttattcatgtcttcctgctgctgccgtATGTGTCAAAACATGGTTATAATCAGTATTTATtagctgtgttttgttgcttcATGCCACTTGCACAAATAGTGGATATCATACTATTGTACTGAAGTTTTGCTGTTTCCTCTTGCACCGTCATGACGATGCTCATGTTATTGCTGTAGCCGTCTTTATGGCGTCTTGTTGTGTCCTGTTCACAACATCTCACCAAAGgactgcagctgaaaaccaGACAGCTGGCGAACACTGGCACATTTACAGAAATGCTGAATAATGTGTGTCACccttataaataaaaaccttgGTAGTTTAGTGACCAAATTTAAGTAAAGTCAGCAGACATACTGTCAACTGATTTGTTCAATCTCTCAAGTTTTGAAATTTGTATCTGCACAAAAAATCTAGTCTTGAGAATGAAAGAGTACAAGGTTTTCCTGTGATGAGTAGATGACGAATTAAACAAAATCCAAACGCAATAAATATATGTTCTTTGCTATATAAAAGAAaacctctgctctctctccctgaaggttaatgttttattttataaaaggATATGCATTTTTCATGCCGTTAGCAGAGGTTTGTCTCTGGCCCACCACAGCTGCAAAATGCTGCAGGAAACAGCTGGGTGCTAATTGGAGCTGAAATGATATGTCAATTGATTAGTTGATGGACAGAAACTTAAATCGGCAACTATTTGATTATTGATGGATCGCTcaagtcaaacattttctggttctaTATTCTCCAGTGTGTAAATACACTGACTGTTGGTCAATGCCTGAAAGCATTATCATTTGGACTGAGgggtaaaatatttaaaatattattcaatCACCAGTTATcatggagaaaacagagaaagtcaTCTTAAAGCTGGATTACCCGCTGCACAAGCAGAGCTACTGCCCAGGAGCAACAAACCCccaaaaaactttttattaaaTATCATATGGGCCTATATAATCGTGTTAATAGCATTTGTAAGAAATTTGCATCACTTAAATAGAATATCAAGTAATCAAGTAATCGtatgtaataataattgtgTATAATAATCAACTGTTTGGTAGAAAAAGGGCCATCATTATTTTCGAAGGCAAAGTTAACATTTCtaattgtattttgttgttgttttttgactgACCAACAGCCAATAACACAAAGATGATGAGTCTACTGTCATAAAAAACTGGGAAAATtgcaaatattcaaatgaagcTGGTACTACCAGTTTGGACATTTGCTGACATTTGCATGAGTTAAATTATTGACCAAAATTATTGTTGTCGAAAATTAATCGATCAGCTAATCAATACTGCTCTAAGTAGCCTACAAGTTGGTTTCTGCCATGTTAAAATCCTAACATAAATTTAGCGgctattttcttgtttttatgaatcTATATAACGATTAAAACCAGAGACATTATTGTGACTGTTACGAGCACATGGACTCACTTTGTCAGAGTCCAGGTCTGGGTCTTCTTGACACAGTCGGAACAGGAAGGATTTGGGGTCCCTGCACAGTGTCTGTTTGGTCGTGATGAAGTAGGTCCCACCGACGTTAAGCCGGACCCAGCGTGAGCCCGGCTTGTCCACCGGTTCGGACGGGGAGCTGGGGTTGCTCTTCGCCGGGAATCCGAACACcgaccttcctcctcctccgctgccgccgccgccgctcgACACCCCGCCGGGACTAGGCTGGCTGCTCCGCGGGGGAACCATGAGAGTGGGCGAAGCCAGGCGCACGGAGCCGCGCACATCACGGTGCTCGGGCTGTTCTATGGTGCCAGTACCGCTCGGTTCCACAACATGCAGTTCAGCCATGTTTTTTCTTCGCCTATAAAACACTCACAGCAGCCGCACGATTAGCTAACGACACACTGCGGGGAAACAGCCTCTCTCCACCGAGTTGTAAACACAGCGAGCTTATTTTTCTCCGACGGGGAGGCTGGCATCAGGGCGTTGCTGCTCACACTCGACCGCCTCTGCCCCCAACGCCGAAGATTAAGACACAAATATGACTTTCAGAGGCCGAACGATGTTAGCAGCATCGCGTTTAATGGTTTCTTCACAGGATAAATTGGTCATTCTTGTCTATTCAAACGTTAATCACAGAAAGGCAATCCTTCCGGGTTGTAACGTGATTATTGTTTACTTCCGCCATGTCAtggtttttcaaaataaaagcttttcaaGTAACTGCAAAATTAGCTGCGATTGCTGCAAAAGCAATTAGGGGGATTTTAAACACTTGTTTCTGAAACTGGGATTTATTTTGCATGTCATGTACGCTAGGCAGCATCTCTTCATAGGAGTACTTACTGCATGTGTAGCTACATGATTCAGGTGACATATGTTTTATGTCAGTTATGGAGTCACTAACAAATACATCTTCCCCTGATTCTTCACGATGTTcaagatgtttttgtgtttgtctgtcataaatctcaataaaataaaataagagacACAATGTAAATATTTGGTTCTACAGGTGAATTAAATTTCTAGTCTGCCAGTGTGTCAAGCAATCCAGCGGAAAAACCACAAGGACCACAAAGTATCTGTAATGACCTTTAAGCAACTGTTCAGCTGCTTTTACTGTAATACAATGGTATAGCTTGTTCTCAGAGTGGAGTAGTGCTCACTCAGCAAACATGCTGTGGATATGAAGGAGGTGAGATATGGATTAAGGAGACCATGGAGCCAAGAGCTGaagacattcattttaatttagagAAAATTCTTGAAAAACTGGTTATTTTCTCTACTAATCAGTGTGTAAGTGAAATGATTGAAATACATGTATAGTGTTATTGTTGGATGCTGGTAAACATCTAGAGAAAATGCAGGAGAGGAGGATAATAGGTTTCGGATGGTgggtggaaagaaaaagatttactgaatgtatactgtacatttgtaaCTGAAGGTTAATGTtcagttaatcagttaattgcttagtctataaaatgccaGTTTTTACAAGTCCAAGATGACGTCTttaaatgtctcattttgtctgagtaacatttcaaaactgaaagatattaaatttacaatgaaataaaaaaactttttttgaatGATTATTTGAATTTACATGTGAGCAGCATGCTGGAGATTGTTTCCTTGTGGGC comes from the Seriola aureovittata isolate HTS-2021-v1 ecotype China chromosome 21, ASM2101889v1, whole genome shotgun sequence genome and includes:
- the kctd2 gene encoding BTB/POZ domain-containing protein KCTD2 — its product is MAELHVVEPSGTGTIEQPEHRDVRGSVRLASPTLMVPPRSSQPSPGGVSSGGGGSGGGGRSVFGFPAKSNPSSPSEPVDKPGSRWVRLNVGGTYFITTKQTLCRDPKSFLFRLCQEDPDLDSDKDETGAYLIDRDPTYFGPILNYLRHGKLIMDKNLAEEGVLEEAEFYNIASLVRLVKERIRDNENRTSQGPVKHVYRVLQCQEEELTQMVSTMSDGWKFEQLISIGSSYNYGNEDQAEFLCVVSRELNNSTNGIVIEPTEKAKILQERGSRM